The genome window TGGGAAGGGGTTCCAAACCTTTGACTCTGGTCTTGGATGATCCGCCTGTGGGTGAAATCTGTATTGCTGAAATACTGAGAGGTCTGAAGCCAAGCTTTGCATTCTTTCTGGACCTCAGAGCTGACTTGCAAATTCATTTAATGGGGAGAGTTTgaataaacatggaaaaggacaGAATCATTTGGGCTTTAAGGACACTGAAATGTGAATGAATACATAAACATTCTCAAATTGTTGTCACAGGATGTGTGTTTAATGTCACTGGAGATCTTATAAAGCCATCAAGTGTGTGATTGTACATTGTTGTCATTTAAGTGGTTGGTTCAATCAACATGTTTTACCATTCAGTTGTTGAATCTAGCCATAccgatagttttggttttattagtATATCAATTCATCTTGAGGGGGGCGTGAATATCTGAACCCAAGCGTCTACAAAATTCTTACAGTGAGGCGACTGAGATGTTTAATCaagtgtttaaaaataaaaataaaatgtacatttcagtCCAAATATTTGCCTCAAATGACCTTTGATACTGGGGatatacaaaaacaagatttcGACATATTTATGAAGTCCTCCAGCTTTGCTCATAACTGGAAGAGCTggattgttttttatgttacaACAGTTATTGGAACCCCACCACAAACTTCCACAAGCAATTACTGCTCTGAATGAAcagcccgttctcattcccagggcctcaaatacctacgctttgtcacgtccttCAGCATCTGCTATCAACACACGACACCCTTTGGCGTCACtgttcaacgcagtgggggaagcccttaAGTTTCATTGTTGAACGCTAAAAGTAGGCCaagtataaataacagaaaatcagagtaaggaggtggttgggtgGATTGGTGGGTCAGAAACCGAACTTTCCCAGgtttcctgtgtgaaagaaaatgttaataTCGATTGTTTTTAGTTATGTTACGCAAGTTATGTAagtaacgtagttattttaacccaaagcgtgatcttttcctaatcctaagcaagtagttttggtgcctaaaccttaccaaattgcaacatttcacaaagttaaccactagttttatttttgaaagggTAACCAGACATTGCATACCGCAGAGGCCTATAAGTGCAAAAACAATGCCaaagggtacccagggtgttaaaacCGACACCAAGGGGCTTTGACCAAGCGTCCACATGTGATGCCCTGGGTTGAGAACGGGTTGCAATGAAGCATACTGCTTTAATGAGACCTGTTAAGGCTTGCAGACAAATTAACTTCTTGCATGATCATCAAAATAGGAGCCAAAATTTTGTTCTCCTGCCAAAGTCAGGAGTAGTTCAAATTCAGATAAACAGATATGGAGTTCACTGTGTTTGTTGCTAAAACAATTCATGCTTTCAACACTCTCTCCAATCTTAAAGTTGCTTTTTTCTTGAAATAAATCAAACCCTTGTGAACCAGCTTAAATATCATGACACAAACAACAATATCTTGAATTTGTGTGGCCTGAATAAAGTAGTTCAGAGtgtctctgttgttgttgttttgacgAGCAAATTGAATTACTTGATTATTACCAACCATGACAGCGTGGCTGGCATTGTTTTGACCTTGttagtctgtttgtgtgtgtttgagggtgACAGAGGAGCGAATTTTCACTCCTGTACTGTCCCAATGCTGATCGCGTCATAAAATGAAGGCCAAGTTTgaagatgggggggggggggggggggggggggggggggggggggggagtacgACAGGGGCCATTGGCCATCCAAGCCCAACCCAAGATTATACAAGTGTGGAGGTCTTCACAGGTTCACCGAGAAGGTTCCTAGAGTCCAGGATCTCACCCGGGACAGGAGTCGGTCCGAATAATACACAGTTAAATTAGGTCAAGTAGGGTCCTGTTGAATAGCGTTGGCTCTTGGttgtgtttatatgtttatttgcGTTGGTGccgaccatagactgtatgctGCCGATGTAAACATTGGGACGGAGACAGAAAAGGCAAGTAAAGTTAAAAGACTTCACGTTGGGAGGAGACAACTGAGCTAATTCTCGCCATAAATGAAAACTCAGTATCGATGTGATACAGCATGTGGAAAGCAAACAGAAAAGCCTGCTAACCtaacaagagatgaaaaaagaaGTTGCAATGTAACTGTAATGTGTAATTTATAATAAAGCTTTGGTTTATCAAATGACATTTGTTGTTCAGCTCGGACCTGGTCAGTGCTGCTAGTGACAggtttctgttcatttttgtgGAGCATTTTGAACACCACAAGAGTAAATTCCATTCATCCCAATTGCACTGGGGTAaaagcagaaatctcagaggCCGTTCTTTAACCTCTcacagaaaaccaaaaatatttttatggcTCGATACCAGAAGGGTTgactgatttttttctttttgtaatttgggtgaattAACCCTTTAAGCACAGTTACTAAACATGACGTTTAAGTATTCAGTTGCTGAGTTGTCTTGCACCGCACGGGCACCATGTTCAAATTTCCATCATTAAATGTCACAGCTAAAACTTTGTCAGAAAGGCCAAACAGCGTTCCAGGCAGCTGCGAGTATATGGTTTGGAGCCCCGCACAGGAGGAATCTGTCTTGTAAACAGATATGGCTGCCTAGTCATGACCTCAGCCTCCAAGTATGAATTCTCAATATGATCAGTGGATTTAAAAGCCTGGCTTTCCAGGATAACAGACTAATAATCATGCATCTCTGGAGAACAACAGAAGGCTCAGAACTGGATGGATAAAAGGGAAGTCCTCTAGACGTGTCAAGACTACTGCCTGTGTCATTATGTCAGGTAACAGACAGCTGAGATTGTAACACCAGTATTGTGCCATAGTAATTATATAACTACTATCAAAGCAtggtttgtctgtgtttctACCTCACAAGATAGTGAAAGTACCATTGATCTTATACATGGCACTCCTATTTCATTGTATAAACTATGCATGAACTACAATAAACCCAAACAAATGTTTTCCCCCCCCTTTCAGATGATTTATGGTCTGAACCTATATGGCAACAGATGGAGTCAAGCTGTTATGCAGCAGGCTTTATGATCCTGATGTACACCGTGACTCACATCATGCAGATGGTCTTGTAGAGCAAAGCTCTCCTGGTGTCCCCCTGGGGGTGGGAAGATGATGCTTCCCCTACGGTCTCAGCTGTGAATGTGTTAAAGTGATAATCGTTCTCACTCTGAACACTTGTGGTTTGATGCATAGTTGAAGCGAGAGCCTTTGTTTCAATAGTTCACATGAGTTGTCTTAGAGATTATGCTGACAAGTGTCAGAACACTCAGTTGGAGTTTGGTCTGGATAACAGATTTGATATAGTATCTGTAAATTGAACGGCCATTCAAAGGTAATTAGGATATTTCTGCTAAGCAGGTAAGTGACAGCTTTATTTAAAATCCTGTAACAAAGCTATTCTGCCCCTTTTCCATGTGTAAATGGCTGAGTTCCATTTGTTTCAGACTCATGGGATAAGGTATTCTGGCTTGCTTGAAACTGAGCCTTTACTTTGACAAATGGAAATAACTGAGAAAGCTTTGCACACCAATTTGAATTTCAATATGAGTTAACCTGATCAAGTTCTCAGAGCACACAATATGAACATTTCCAGTTGCTGACCACTTGGGCAAATTATGTACATTTGACAGTTACTGATTTATTGGCCATTGTTTGATCTGTACTTCCTTGGACAGATCTTTACAGATGCTGGGGGTATGATTAACTGCAGCACCACTACACTCCTGTGCAATGTACTTGCAACTAACAGCAAACCCCCACCCAAGAGAAAGCTGGGGCTGCAGTCACTTTCCTTGTGTCAAATACCTGACATGTAGTTGTGGTGTGTAGACATCAGAAATCATACAGGGAAGAGAACTTCCCAGTCTTAGAGCAACCTCTAGTGGTGAGATATGACAAAGCAAGTTTCTGGTCAGAACCATTTAATAGATGCTATAAAACATTCAAGAACATAAAAcccattttaaaaagtattgcTGTACATTTTACACTGCCACACAGACAATCCCATTTTAGCCAAAACCCCCACTGGACCCTTTCAGAGCATGCCACAGGTTTTAGATTTGCTGCTACATTAAGCTATCAAAATAACTTTTAGAGAATTACTTTTGCACAAGTTTGACTCGGTCAAGTTACATTTGGTGCAACATTTagtgaagggttttaatatGCCTCAAGATTTAGTCAGTTAACGGTGGTACATTGAGGAGCTGAATTGTTGTAAATGGACTTTTATACAAAGATGGGTTGGCATTACAGCGTCAGTGGTAAGTGAACCTCATGCAGAATACGTCGAAGGTAATGTGGTTCACTGACCACCACGTCTATGGACTAAACTGCCATTTTGAGTGGGCTATGAGGTCTGGGTGGTCCACTTTCACATTAGTAACTGAAAATTTAAAACTTGTTGCATGCTTtggaaaatagtaaaaatacacacaattcagTTGGTTAAGACATGCAAACCACTGACATGATCCTTGGTGCACTGATCCTTCagtcacaataaaaagttttaaGTTACAACTGTACAAGTTAGCACATGGTGCCAAACATCTCTACTTCACCGAGTGAGCTGCTTTGCAAAATCTTTAACCACTGAAGACTTGAGCTGTGCGATGGTGGCAATCCTCATCTGCTTTGAAGTCGAGTACTTTCCTTTAATGGCCTACAAGAGGGAAAGAAACAGTAACCAAGTGTACCAATCATGCACCAGATGTAGTATCGTTTGTTTACAAGTTTCAGGGAAATCAGGATTATGCAAGTTGTATTACATACCATGTGCTTGGTCAGCCCGTCGTTCACTTTCACAACATTCTTTGCAATGTGTGCCATCACAGGAATCAAACTCTCTGCTGTATAGTCCATGTAGTGCTGCAGTGTCACATCCTAAGAGACATTTCAGAATTTTGTCACAAGAAGTCTTGAGCATTTTTCTATTTGAGCACAGGCTAGTCCATATCAACTTTAGACCTGGAGGCCAACTGATCATGCTCATATTTGCATGTTGTAAATATATAGTGTAGTCTGTAAGAGTGACATGTAATTAAGTTTTTAACACCCCACCTTGGGTCAGGTTTATGTATAGGTAGAAATGCATAGCTGCAAAACAGTCAAGCTATGATGGTTTGACGAGCTCTTATGTAGGCCTGAGAGATTTCACTCTTGAAGTATAACGCACCCATTCACCAGCATCCAGGATCTTGAGCGTAAGCGCCAAAGCAGCACTCGCCACCATGGACGGTGGGAAGTGAACCATCTCATAGTCAACCATGGTGAGCTCCAGGAGGTATTTTGCCAAGGTGTGTTGCTCAGCAGTTACCTAAAGGATAGACAAGTTATGATGTTAGTGCCTGGTAGAACAAAACCACCGAATCCAGTTTCTGCTTAAGACACTGCTACAAACCTCATAAATCTTTGAGGCCCTTCTGAGGAACTGCAGGGGAAGAGGGCGGCCTAGTTTGAACTTGAGCACCCGGAGGATGGTCATCTCCATATCTCTGATCTGAGCGGTGGTGTAGGCCCTGTCAGTCACGTAGGCAAAGTCTGAGATCTCTGGGGGGTACATCTCCTCGTATTTGGAAGCAAGGAACATGGCTGTCACACCGACGAGCTGCAGCTGCTTCTTGGGGACTGGGTGGTCCTGTTGTTGGGCAATCACAGGCCGATTTTAGAAACTGATGCATGTAGCATGTCAGCAGAAGGCTAGTACTTATATAGGAGATGCTGCACATTTCATGCAGACAACTGATGGGCTAAAGTTTGATAAAGAAACTAACTTGAAGAAAGCGGTCGATGATTCCCACAGTCATGTACATAGTCTCCTGCAGTAGACGGAACTTCAGGTTCACTTGCACTAGCCAGTCAATGAGAATGGCCCGCATGTTAGCAGTCACCTCCTGCCCCTGCAGAAAGGCGGGTCTGATGTTCTGGTCAATCTGGAGAGGGGGAAAACGGGTTAAACCCAAAGGAGGTGGTGCACAGACAGATGTGGCCAACAGTTTACATATTTTACTTGCCTCAAGCTCTCGGAGATACTTGTAGATGTCTTTCACATAGTCGCTGCAGAGCATGGGGTTGTCATAATCATCTGCATCCACATCCCTGACAGCGGTGTGAAGAATTACATCTGAAAATGCTTGACAGAGATCAGCAGGCTCACAGCCAGAAGTCTCCATTGGAGTGGGGGATGCTGGTTCAGGTAGAACCTGAAAGGGTGGAAATCCCAGGAgtttaaaccaaaaaaaaaaaaaaccccaacacaaaCACTACAGATCAGCTCCACACCTTGCAGTCATTCATCTTAATGGCCAGATAGCTGCTGGCATCTCACTCACCTGCACCTCAATCTCAGCtttaacagcagcaacatttgGTTGTTCAACTACTGCTTTTTCAACTTTAGGTGCGACTTTGGTCTTCTTTGTGGCCTCTGTCTTGACAGTCTAAAATGGAAAACGGATTAGTTAACAGTTGACATATCATGGGTTGTCTAAATAATTCTCATGTCTTCCTAACAATCAGGAGATGCACCTACAAATGCATACAATCAGGGGGTAAAGCCAGTGGAGCTTTAGCATAAAGTTCAACTTGAGACATGAATACAATGAGACCTCTTTCAAGTTAGTATTAATCAGCACACAAAGCTTATAACGAAATTTAATGCATGTCTAACGTCATAACGTTTGTGTTGTACTTCGGAACGACATGAATTAACTTACTTAGTTTGCCATCTGAATAAAGGCTACCAACGTGATATTTTACCTTCTTCTGTACTTCTTTGTTCACTGCGATGTTTCCGATTTCGCCAAGCGCCGCTCGAGGCTTCTGTGTGGGCCCAGCCACCGAGCATGCCTTTCCACTGAGGTCGGACCTGGTGGAAGCCAAGCGGTTCTGCAGAGGGATAAAGAGGTATTTAGCGTTCAGTTATATTgccttttattcatttataaaacGAGGTTGTGGAGTCTCAGTCGAATTCCTATTATGGAATAGTTGCACGACAGCAGACCCTACAGCGACGCACGAGGGCAtttaatattgtaattatttgaacaaaataaaacatatttttcttcGAAACGACTTTCCAGCCATGCTTAACAAAAAGCTTGAAGTACTTACTCTGGTAACTCGTAGAGCCATTTCGAAATGTGTGCTGCTTCAACAAAAAGACGCCAACTCGTAATGGAGAACGGTGGGGTGTAATTTTTAGACTCGGCGACTTGGTTTAAATCCTCGCTCCCTACAAGCTGATTCGCTGTGTCATGATTTCTCCGAGCGTCTGATTGGTCGAGCACATCTGCTTCAAATGCGTTCCCCGGACAACCAGTGGTCACATGATTTAGATTTTCTTCACCTGCTTCCTTTTCCTGTTACGTCCTGATTATCATTTTCTAAACGTatactgtttcatttttaatttttcttttacataaatGAAGAGATTAATGAACGCGTTTACAtgctcaaaaacaaaacaaaacaatcggGTTAGttaatgt of Micropterus dolomieu isolate WLL.071019.BEF.003 ecotype Adirondacks linkage group LG13, ASM2129224v1, whole genome shotgun sequence contains these proteins:
- the ccnb1 gene encoding G2/mitotic-specific cyclin-B1, translating into MALRVTRNRLASTRSDLSGKACSVAGPTQKPRAALGEIGNIAVNKEVQKKTVKTEATKKTKVAPKVEKAVVEQPNVAAVKAEIEVQVLPEPASPTPMETSGCEPADLCQAFSDVILHTAVRDVDADDYDNPMLCSDYVKDIYKYLRELEIDQNIRPAFLQGQEVTANMRAILIDWLVQVNLKFRLLQETMYMTVGIIDRFLQDHPVPKKQLQLVGVTAMFLASKYEEMYPPEISDFAYVTDRAYTTAQIRDMEMTILRVLKFKLGRPLPLQFLRRASKIYEVTAEQHTLAKYLLELTMVDYEMVHFPPSMVASAALALTLKILDAGEWDVTLQHYMDYTAESLIPVMAHIAKNVVKVNDGLTKHMAIKGKYSTSKQMRIATIAQLKSSVVKDFAKQLTR